In Gimesia benthica, a single window of DNA contains:
- a CDS encoding exo-beta-N-acetylmuramidase NamZ domain-containing protein, translating to MKHFILFITCLLFLSASLPEVRSAEPTRLPHAQAAAVGMNPQRLSEIDFVVERGLARDSMPGAVVLVGYKAKIVFLKAYGYRQVKPEKRAMTTDTVFDLASLTKPIATATSVMKLVEQGKLKLSDPVSKYIPEFAANGKQDITIYQLLTHQGGLIPDNSIKDYLDGPETAMQKIYDLNLYYEPGTRFAYTDVGFILLGDIVKRISGDSVHEFSQKNVFQPLGMQETGYLPADDLKQRAATTQERDGHWMQGEVHDPRAYRLGGVAGHAGLFSTAEDLAVYAQMMLNQGSLDGTRVLKPETIDLMTRGYPVVDDIRGLGWDSLSRYSSNRGDLFSPRAFGHGGFTGTAIWMDPAQDLFVIFLSNRVHPDGKGSVNSLAGRIGTIAAAAITGQSAATAEVKVASKARLDVLTGIDVLKREQFKSLNGKRIGLITNHTGLTREGESTVQVLNDAPQVQLKTLFSPEHGFAGKLDVSKIGDSTDASTGLKIFSLYGKTRTPTPESLQDLDALVFDIQDIGARFYTYISTMGNAMRAAKQQGIKFIVLDRPNPINGVDYAGPVLDEGAQSFVGYHRIPVRHGMTAGELARMFNTEMQIGADLQVIKLQNWKRDMYYDETGLTWVNPSPNMRSLNQAVLYPGIGLLETTNLSVGRGTDTPFEWIGAPWLKGMQLAEALNRSGLPGVRFVPVEFTPESSKFSGELCGGVNFIVTDREQFQPVQTGLEIAIQLRKHFPQEWETRNFNRLLGNQRVFDAVLQGESLMQIRSGYQQDLAEFGVRRARFLMY from the coding sequence ATGAAACATTTTATCCTGTTTATCACCTGTCTCCTGTTTCTGTCAGCAAGTCTTCCCGAGGTCCGCTCGGCTGAACCAACCCGACTGCCGCACGCTCAGGCAGCAGCAGTGGGGATGAACCCCCAAAGGTTGTCTGAGATTGACTTTGTCGTCGAGCGTGGTCTGGCGCGAGATTCGATGCCCGGAGCCGTGGTACTCGTGGGGTACAAGGCCAAAATTGTTTTCCTTAAAGCTTACGGCTATCGTCAGGTGAAACCTGAAAAACGGGCTATGACGACCGATACCGTCTTTGACCTGGCCTCCCTGACGAAACCGATCGCAACCGCGACCAGCGTGATGAAGCTGGTCGAGCAGGGGAAGCTGAAGCTCAGTGATCCAGTATCGAAATACATCCCGGAGTTTGCCGCCAATGGCAAGCAGGATATCACCATCTATCAGCTGCTGACCCATCAGGGAGGCCTGATCCCGGATAACTCCATCAAAGATTATCTGGATGGTCCTGAGACTGCGATGCAGAAGATCTATGATCTCAATCTCTACTACGAACCGGGAACACGGTTTGCCTACACCGATGTCGGCTTCATCCTCCTGGGAGATATTGTGAAACGAATCAGCGGAGATTCGGTGCATGAGTTTTCTCAGAAAAACGTATTCCAGCCGCTGGGGATGCAGGAAACCGGGTACCTGCCGGCAGACGACCTGAAACAGCGGGCCGCGACAACGCAGGAACGGGACGGACACTGGATGCAGGGTGAAGTTCATGATCCGCGTGCTTATCGACTCGGAGGCGTTGCCGGGCATGCGGGCCTGTTTTCGACTGCCGAAGATCTGGCGGTTTACGCCCAGATGATGTTGAATCAGGGGAGCCTTGATGGTACCCGCGTTCTGAAACCAGAAACGATCGATCTCATGACGCGGGGCTATCCTGTCGTCGATGACATTCGAGGCCTGGGCTGGGACAGCCTGTCGCGTTATTCTTCGAACCGGGGAGACCTGTTTTCCCCACGTGCGTTCGGGCATGGCGGATTCACGGGGACTGCAATCTGGATGGATCCCGCCCAGGACCTGTTCGTGATTTTTCTCAGCAACCGAGTTCACCCCGACGGGAAAGGCTCCGTCAATTCTCTGGCGGGACGGATTGGCACGATTGCCGCTGCGGCGATTACCGGACAATCGGCAGCGACAGCGGAAGTCAAAGTTGCGTCAAAAGCCAGACTGGATGTGCTGACCGGAATTGATGTCCTGAAGCGGGAGCAGTTCAAGTCATTAAATGGAAAACGCATTGGCCTGATCACGAATCATACCGGGCTCACCCGCGAAGGGGAGAGTACGGTGCAGGTTCTCAATGACGCACCACAGGTGCAGTTGAAAACCCTCTTCAGTCCCGAACATGGCTTTGCCGGTAAACTGGACGTGTCGAAAATCGGCGATTCTACTGACGCGAGCACAGGACTGAAAATCTTCAGTCTGTACGGCAAAACGCGAACGCCTACGCCGGAAAGTCTGCAGGATCTGGATGCACTGGTGTTCGACATCCAGGATATCGGGGCGCGGTTTTATACGTATATCTCTACCATGGGAAATGCGATGCGGGCTGCGAAACAGCAGGGCATCAAATTTATTGTACTGGATCGGCCGAACCCGATTAATGGCGTCGATTACGCAGGACCCGTGCTGGACGAAGGAGCTCAATCGTTTGTAGGTTACCACCGCATACCCGTGCGTCATGGCATGACTGCGGGCGAACTGGCCCGGATGTTCAATACGGAAATGCAGATCGGCGCCGACCTGCAGGTCATCAAGCTGCAAAACTGGAAGCGGGACATGTATTACGACGAGACCGGGCTGACCTGGGTCAACCCGTCGCCCAATATGCGGAGTTTGAATCAGGCCGTCCTGTATCCCGGTATCGGTTTACTGGAGACGACGAATCTGTCAGTCGGACGTGGAACCGATACACCCTTCGAATGGATCGGGGCTCCCTGGCTGAAAGGCATGCAGCTGGCTGAAGCGTTGAATCGGTCGGGATTGCCGGGCGTACGATTTGTGCCGGTTGAGTTCACTCCGGAATCGAGTAAATTTTCCGGGGAACTGTGTGGTGGTGTGAATTTTATTGTCACCGACCGGGAGCAGTTTCAACCCGTGCAGACCGGCCTGGAGATTGCCATCCAGTTAAGGAAACATTTCCCTCAGGAGTGGGAGACACGGAATTTCAATCGACTGCTGGGAAATCAGCGTGTCTTTGATGCTGTGCTGCAGGGAGAGTCTCTGATGCAGATCCGCTCTGGCTACCAGCAGGATCTGGCAGAGTTCGGCGTCCGGCGGGCCAGATTTCTCATGTATTAA
- a CDS encoding NAD+ synthase, with protein sequence MKIALAQLNPTVGDLRGNCQRILEAVQRAEQAGAELVLFSELVVCGYPPKDILLREGFIAACDRAVEKLAQEIPVNIGVIVGHPTGRGLPGRRMANAASLLYQGAVVERVHKLLLPNYDVFDEQRYFRHAELEQICPVTFRGLKLGLHICEDAWWGQPDTFYHDQPVQLPDPVRILAEAGSDLLINISASPFEIDKRKRRQQIIQSHVDRYSIPYLFVNQVGGNDDLVFDGHSFVLDQNSQLQLQMAGFKEDLQLFDTEAAVESPLEISPLSREEQLFDALVLGLRDYMQKCGFTDCVLGLSGGIDSALAAAVAAEAIGPQHVHGLLLPSRYSSDHSVVDSLALAENLGIDYETVPIDSVHQAFENLPVIGDDLREAPAGLADQNLQARIRGANVMVRSNQHGWMALATGNKSELAMGYCTLYGDMAGGFAVLCDVLKCDVYLVSRYVNQRAGRIVIPENILDKAPSAELAPNQVDQDSLPPYDVLDGILKGLIEDERSVRSLSEQYPRETVQWVANRLDRNEFKRRQMPPGIKLSARAFGSGRRMPMAARFHWDEE encoded by the coding sequence GTGAAAATTGCTTTGGCCCAGCTGAACCCGACGGTAGGTGACCTGCGCGGAAACTGTCAGCGAATCTTGGAAGCAGTGCAACGAGCTGAACAGGCCGGCGCTGAACTGGTCCTGTTTTCGGAACTGGTTGTCTGTGGATATCCCCCCAAAGACATCCTGCTGAGAGAAGGTTTCATCGCAGCCTGTGACCGGGCAGTAGAAAAACTGGCACAGGAAATCCCCGTCAATATCGGAGTGATTGTAGGTCATCCGACCGGACGAGGTCTTCCCGGCAGACGCATGGCAAACGCGGCCAGCCTGCTCTATCAGGGAGCTGTCGTGGAACGCGTGCACAAGCTGCTGCTGCCCAATTATGATGTCTTTGATGAACAGCGCTATTTCCGCCATGCCGAGCTGGAGCAGATCTGCCCCGTCACTTTTCGTGGACTCAAATTGGGTCTGCATATCTGCGAAGATGCCTGGTGGGGGCAACCCGATACCTTTTATCATGATCAGCCGGTGCAACTCCCCGATCCGGTTCGAATCCTCGCCGAAGCCGGTTCCGATCTGCTGATCAACATCTCTGCCAGTCCCTTTGAAATCGACAAACGAAAACGACGGCAGCAAATCATTCAGTCGCATGTGGATCGTTACTCAATCCCTTACCTGTTCGTCAACCAGGTGGGGGGCAACGATGATCTGGTCTTTGACGGGCACAGCTTCGTCCTCGATCAGAACAGTCAGCTTCAGTTACAGATGGCCGGCTTCAAAGAAGATCTGCAGCTGTTTGATACTGAGGCGGCCGTTGAATCGCCTCTCGAAATTTCACCCCTGTCCCGTGAAGAGCAGTTGTTCGATGCCCTGGTGCTGGGTCTGCGGGATTATATGCAGAAGTGTGGATTCACCGATTGCGTTCTCGGCCTTTCGGGAGGTATCGACAGCGCCCTGGCCGCAGCGGTCGCAGCCGAGGCCATCGGCCCGCAGCACGTGCATGGTCTGCTGCTCCCCAGTCGATACAGTAGCGATCACAGTGTGGTGGATTCACTGGCACTGGCAGAGAACCTGGGCATCGATTATGAAACCGTTCCCATTGATTCAGTGCATCAGGCATTTGAGAATCTGCCTGTTATCGGTGATGATTTACGCGAAGCACCTGCAGGGCTGGCAGATCAGAATCTGCAGGCGCGTATCCGCGGAGCCAATGTGATGGTTCGCAGCAATCAACATGGCTGGATGGCTTTAGCGACCGGTAACAAGAGCGAACTGGCCATGGGATACTGCACGCTGTATGGCGACATGGCCGGAGGTTTCGCCGTACTCTGTGATGTGCTGAAATGCGATGTCTACCTGGTTTCGCGTTATGTTAACCAGCGTGCCGGCCGCATTGTGATTCCGGAGAACATTCTGGATAAGGCACCCAGTGCAGAGCTGGCACCGAATCAGGTCGATCAGGATTCACTACCACCTTATGATGTTCTGGACGGGATTCTGAAAGGTTTGATCGAAGACGAACGTTCCGTGCGGAGCCTGTCGGAGCAGTATCCACGTGAGACCGTTCAATGGGTTGCCAACCGCCTGGATCGGAATGAATTTAAACGTCGACAGATGCCACCCGGCATCAAACTGTCAGCCCGGGCATTCGGATCAGGTCGTCGCATGCCGATGGCGGCTCGCTTTCACTGGGATGAAGAGTAA